The Halomonas sp. HAL1 genome segment GTGCCTTGGTCACTGGTAAAGTGCAAGGTGTCTCATATCGCCGTGCTACTCAAGAGAAAGCGCTTCAGCAGAGCCTTACCGGTTACGCTAAAAACCTGCCTGATGGACGTGTCGAAGTGCTGATGTGTGGCCACTCCGATTCGGTCAAAGTC includes the following:
- a CDS encoding acylphosphatase, with the protein product MTDCCVRALVTGKVQGVSYRRATQEKALQQSLTGYAKNLPDGRVEVLMCGHSDSVKVLSEWLWQGPEGAQVTHVELEVLDNCHAPSHFATH